A region of Marnyiella aurantia DNA encodes the following proteins:
- the hemW gene encoding radical SAM family heme chaperone HemW translates to MIYLHIPFCKQKCSYCNFHFSTSFRGKDDMLQALKKELRLRKDELENKTLKSLYFGGGTPSVLTGDEIKGLFDEILKYYSFADDIEITLETNPDDLDAAFVKELASTPVNRLSVGTQSFFDEDLKLMNRAHNASEADASIKRAQDFGFENISIDLIYGSPTSSLVMWKENLNRAVALEVPHISSYALTVEPKTALENWVRTQKITAPAEEEQNEEFYYMCDFLKNNGFEHYEISNFAKPGFHSRHNAAYWQYEPYLGIGPSAHSYDGGSRRSWNIANNALYVKNLEAARLPAESEILKEKDRFNELLMIGLRTVWGVDMKKLNDSFNPEIVHRFSLDVESKINEGILRVKDNRLVIPEEHWFMADGIASDLFII, encoded by the coding sequence ATGATATACCTCCATATACCATTCTGCAAACAAAAGTGCAGTTACTGTAATTTTCACTTTTCCACCTCTTTTCGTGGCAAAGATGATATGCTGCAAGCCCTCAAAAAAGAACTGCGCCTCCGGAAAGATGAACTGGAGAACAAAACGCTTAAATCACTCTATTTTGGTGGCGGCACACCCTCCGTCCTTACCGGGGATGAGATTAAAGGATTATTTGATGAAATCCTGAAATATTATTCCTTTGCGGATGATATTGAGATTACCCTTGAAACTAATCCGGATGACCTTGACGCTGCTTTTGTTAAAGAACTGGCCTCAACACCGGTTAACAGACTGTCTGTCGGTACCCAAAGTTTCTTTGATGAGGACCTGAAGCTCATGAACAGAGCGCATAATGCATCTGAAGCAGATGCTTCCATAAAACGCGCCCAGGATTTTGGTTTTGAAAATATTAGTATTGATCTGATTTACGGATCGCCCACTTCCAGCCTTGTGATGTGGAAGGAAAATCTGAATCGTGCGGTGGCGCTTGAAGTTCCGCATATCTCGTCTTATGCGTTAACTGTGGAGCCTAAGACCGCGCTGGAAAATTGGGTCAGAACTCAAAAAATCACTGCACCTGCAGAAGAGGAGCAGAACGAGGAGTTCTACTATATGTGTGATTTCCTGAAAAATAATGGATTTGAACATTATGAGATTTCCAATTTTGCCAAACCCGGATTTCATTCACGACATAATGCCGCTTACTGGCAATACGAACCTTATTTAGGTATAGGTCCTTCTGCGCATTCCTATGATGGCGGCAGTCGGAGGAGCTGGAACATTGCAAACAATGCGCTTTATGTAAAGAATCTTGAGGCAGCTCGTTTGCCGGCGGAATCTGAGATACTAAAGGAAAAGGACCGCTTCAATGAGTTGCTCATGATCGGACTCCGCACTGTGTGGGGAGTAGACATGAAGAAACTTAATGATAGTTTCAATCCGGAAATAGTACACCGATTTAGTCTCGACGTTGAAAGTAAAATCAACGAAGGAATTTTGCGGGTTAAAGATAACCGTCTCGTTATTCCGGAAGAACACTGGTTTATGGCCGACGGCATCGCCTCTGATCTTTTTATTATATAA
- a CDS encoding YceI family protein, translating to MTSKFLSPFFAALILGTAAVSCGKDKPVTSETSEVATTRDGQVYVIDTMNSRIEWKGFKVLKSENTSHFGTIKFETGDVTVKDGQLESGKFVADMTSLDNVDLQSDAEQKAKLEGHLKSGDFFEVEKFPTASYEITKVSPLAEGDYNTLLEGNLTIKGITKPVKFNANVAVSQGEVSIATEPTDIMREDYGVKFQMPVQNGLIKNEVNVQIRIKAMEQK from the coding sequence ATGACATCTAAATTTCTATCGCCTTTCTTTGCAGCCCTGATATTGGGTACAGCAGCTGTTTCCTGCGGAAAGGATAAACCTGTGACCAGTGAAACCTCTGAAGTGGCTACCACACGTGACGGACAGGTTTATGTTATTGACACCATGAACAGCCGTATTGAATGGAAAGGCTTCAAGGTGTTAAAATCTGAAAATACCAGTCATTTTGGAACTATAAAATTTGAGACTGGCGATGTAACTGTGAAAGACGGACAGCTTGAAAGCGGAAAATTTGTTGCAGATATGACCTCTCTGGATAATGTTGATCTCCAAAGTGATGCCGAACAGAAAGCTAAGCTTGAAGGTCATTTGAAATCCGGTGACTTCTTCGAGGTTGAAAAATTCCCCACTGCTTCCTACGAAATTACTAAAGTATCACCATTGGCTGAAGGTGATTACAATACGCTGCTTGAAGGGAATCTCACCATCAAAGGTATAACTAAACCGGTGAAATTCAATGCAAATGTTGCAGTGAGCCAGGGTGAAGTTTCAATAGCTACCGAACCTACGGACATTATGCGCGAAGATTATGGTGTGAAGTTTCAAATGCCGGTACAAAATGGTCTTATTAAAAATGAAGTAAACGTCCAGATCCGCATCAAGGCAATGGAGCAGAAATAG
- a CDS encoding serine hydrolase: protein MKKNFSFLLILLSLLSFGQVEEKKLDELIQNTLKTFDVPGMSVGIIKDGKIVYAKGFGVSSLATGKSMDQNTLVGIASNSKGFTGTALAILADEGKLNWDDKVTKYIPEFQMYDPYLTQEVTIKDLVTHRTGLGLGQGDLMFFPEGGNLTVKDIVHNVRYLKPENRFRSTLDYNNIMFIVAGEVITRISGLTWAEFIEQRILKPVGMNASYGSYSRAKKAGVSNIIDAHAPVDGKAVMVPHDWNETANAAGGIISNITDMMTWADFLMNGFTTKDGKKLVSDKQIQQLWNLQISTPVALKNTYNSNFAGYGLGWFLTDVKGHKQVYHTGGLIGTVTQFTLIPDLKLGIVVLTNQQSGAAFSTITNTVKDSYLGMPDQNWLKMHGDRMAKYNADIEKGKKEVFAKSEAFAKQKNQQIKPEQITGTYNDKWFGDVNLSHDGKTFRIVCQNSPRLKGELIPYTPNVMIVKWDDRSYDADAFMNFNLDENGKAQSATLKPISDITDFSFDFEDLDLKKK, encoded by the coding sequence ATGAAGAAGAACTTTTCCTTTCTGCTTATCCTACTTTCCCTACTCTCCTTTGGGCAGGTGGAAGAAAAAAAACTGGATGAACTCATTCAAAATACTCTAAAGACTTTCGATGTACCCGGAATGTCTGTCGGAATCATAAAAGATGGTAAAATAGTTTACGCCAAAGGTTTCGGTGTTAGCTCACTTGCTACCGGCAAGTCAATGGACCAGAATACGCTGGTGGGCATTGCCTCCAATTCCAAGGGATTTACCGGCACGGCACTCGCCATCCTGGCAGATGAGGGCAAACTGAACTGGGATGATAAAGTAACCAAATACATCCCGGAATTCCAGATGTACGATCCCTATCTTACCCAGGAGGTTACAATAAAAGACCTTGTTACCCACCGCACCGGACTGGGGCTTGGCCAGGGCGACCTTATGTTCTTCCCGGAAGGTGGAAACCTTACAGTAAAGGATATAGTGCATAACGTAAGGTATCTGAAACCAGAAAACCGTTTCCGATCCACGCTGGACTATAATAATATAATGTTCATTGTTGCCGGAGAGGTAATCACCCGTATTTCGGGCCTGACGTGGGCAGAATTCATTGAACAGAGAATCCTGAAGCCAGTGGGGATGAATGCCAGCTACGGATCCTATAGCCGCGCTAAAAAGGCAGGTGTATCAAATATTATTGATGCCCACGCACCGGTGGACGGTAAAGCAGTTATGGTTCCGCATGACTGGAACGAGACCGCTAATGCTGCCGGCGGTATCATCAGCAACATAACAGATATGATGACGTGGGCCGATTTCCTAATGAACGGCTTCACCACCAAAGACGGTAAAAAACTGGTTTCGGATAAGCAGATACAGCAACTGTGGAATCTTCAGATCTCAACACCTGTAGCGCTTAAGAACACCTATAATTCCAATTTTGCAGGATATGGCTTGGGATGGTTCCTTACAGATGTAAAGGGTCATAAGCAGGTGTATCATACCGGTGGACTGATAGGTACAGTAACTCAGTTTACGCTGATTCCCGATTTGAAACTGGGTATTGTGGTACTAACCAACCAACAGAGCGGCGCCGCCTTCAGTACCATTACGAATACCGTGAAGGATTCTTACCTGGGAATGCCCGACCAGAACTGGCTGAAAATGCATGGAGACCGTATGGCGAAATACAATGCGGACATAGAAAAAGGTAAGAAAGAGGTATTTGCAAAATCAGAAGCCTTTGCAAAGCAGAAAAACCAGCAAATCAAACCCGAACAGATTACAGGCACCTATAATGACAAATGGTTTGGTGATGTAAACCTCAGTCACGACGGAAAGACATTCAGAATTGTTTGTCAGAACTCGCCACGCCTTAAAGGTGAACTGATCCCTTATACTCCGAATGTGATGATCGTGAAGTGGGACGACCGAAGTTATGACGCCGACGCCTTTATGAACTTCAACCTGGACGAAAACGGCAAAGCACAGAGTGCAACACTGAAACCAATTTCCGACATTACAGACTTCAGTTTCGACTTTGAAGACCTGGACTTGAAAAAGAAATAA
- the pheS gene encoding phenylalanine--tRNA ligase subunit alpha, which yields MFDDIDQLLQEVSSFTSSGKEETEQFRLRFNGKKGILNDLFEKFKEVPSDRKKEYGQRINSLKQAVAAKLDELKNEGETVTAADKEDLTRPGFPLEMGTRHPISIVKHRINDIFRSIGFAIAEGPEIEDDWHNFSALNMPEYHPARDMQDTFFIEQNPDVLLRTHTSSVQIRYMENNEPPIRILAPGRVFRNEAVSARSHCIFHQVEGLYIDENVSFADMKQTIQYFTTELFGKSKIRMRPSYFPFTEPSAEVDVYWGLNSETDYRITKGTGWLEIMGCGMVDPAVLSNVNIDPEKYSGYAFGMGIERIVMLLYQIGDIRLFFENDKRMLDQFKSI from the coding sequence ATGTTTGATGACATTGACCAGCTGCTGCAAGAGGTAAGCTCATTCACCTCATCCGGAAAGGAGGAAACTGAACAGTTTCGCCTTCGCTTTAACGGGAAGAAGGGAATCCTGAACGATCTGTTCGAGAAGTTTAAGGAGGTACCCAGTGACCGGAAGAAGGAATACGGCCAGCGGATTAATTCGCTGAAGCAGGCGGTAGCCGCCAAGCTGGATGAACTGAAAAATGAAGGAGAAACTGTAACTGCAGCGGATAAAGAAGATCTTACGCGTCCCGGTTTTCCGCTGGAAATGGGTACTAGACACCCTATCAGCATTGTAAAACACAGGATCAATGACATCTTCCGTTCCATAGGTTTCGCCATTGCCGAGGGACCTGAGATTGAAGACGACTGGCATAATTTCTCAGCACTTAATATGCCTGAATACCACCCGGCCAGGGATATGCAGGATACGTTTTTCATTGAACAGAATCCCGATGTACTTTTGCGTACACATACCTCTTCCGTACAGATCCGCTATATGGAAAACAACGAGCCTCCAATCAGAATACTGGCACCGGGCCGTGTGTTCCGGAACGAAGCTGTGTCTGCAAGGTCACACTGTATTTTTCACCAGGTTGAAGGTTTGTATATTGACGAAAACGTAAGTTTTGCCGATATGAAACAGACCATTCAGTATTTTACCACAGAACTTTTCGGAAAATCCAAAATCCGCATGAGACCGTCTTATTTTCCCTTCACTGAACCAAGTGCCGAGGTTGACGTATACTGGGGACTGAACAGTGAGACCGATTACCGGATTACTAAAGGTACCGGCTGGCTGGAAATTATGGGTTGCGGTATGGTGGATCCTGCCGTGCTTTCCAATGTAAACATTGACCCGGAGAAATATTCCGGTTATGCTTTCGGTATGGGTATAGAAAGAATCGTGATGCTTCTTTATCAGATTGGCGACATCCGCCTCTTCTTTGAGAATGACAAACGTATGCTGGATCAGTTCAAATCGATATAA
- the murI gene encoding glutamate racemase encodes MKKQKEDYSHLEAGQPIGIFDSGVGGLTVAREIKRMLPHENLIYFGDTKHLPYGDKSREAIIGYSTKITDFLLQNNCKAIVVACNTATANALNQVLERVDGKIPVIDVIHPVAEKVAYEIHNNVGVIATKATVSSGLYRKSIRKHNKYIKVDELATPLLVPAIEEGFRNHPITNAIIYNYLSNSKLKNIETLILGCTHYPLLMAEIKQFYGNRVRVIDSPSIVATQLKHILDKHELLNSNNGTPVYEFFVSDLTKNFEKISKKIFGNSIKLELKVL; translated from the coding sequence TTGAAAAAGCAGAAAGAGGACTACTCCCATCTTGAGGCCGGTCAGCCAATTGGAATTTTTGATTCAGGCGTTGGAGGGCTTACGGTTGCACGTGAAATAAAGCGCATGCTTCCGCATGAAAACCTCATTTATTTTGGTGATACCAAGCATCTGCCGTATGGCGATAAATCCCGCGAGGCCATCATTGGATATTCAACAAAAATCACAGACTTCCTGCTTCAGAATAACTGCAAAGCCATTGTGGTGGCCTGCAATACGGCCACAGCCAATGCTCTGAACCAGGTTTTGGAACGGGTGGACGGAAAGATTCCGGTGATCGATGTCATCCATCCTGTTGCCGAGAAAGTTGCTTATGAAATACATAATAACGTGGGCGTTATAGCCACCAAAGCTACTGTAAGTTCCGGTCTTTACCGTAAAAGTATCCGCAAGCATAATAAATATATTAAAGTGGATGAACTGGCAACTCCGCTGCTGGTTCCTGCTATTGAAGAGGGATTCAGGAACCATCCTATTACCAATGCCATTATTTATAACTATCTAAGCAACAGTAAACTTAAAAACATAGAGACCCTAATCCTGGGCTGCACGCATTATCCGCTCCTAATGGCCGAAATAAAGCAGTTTTATGGCAACCGCGTTCGGGTCATTGATTCACCAAGTATTGTAGCCACACAACTGAAGCATATTCTGGATAAACACGAGTTGCTGAACAGTAATAACGGTACTCCCGTCTACGAGTTTTTCGTATCTGATCTGACTAAGAATTTTGAGAAGATCTCCAAAAAAATCTTTGGTAATTCAATTAAGCTTGAACTAAAAGTGCTTTAA
- a CDS encoding ABC transporter ATP-binding protein codes for MLLQVKNLHFSYTPNKKLFNNLSISIDEGQIIALAGESGCGKSTLLNLIYGLLDWEDGQILLNGTRLMGPKGNLVPGEKDMKFVAQTYDLMPYSTVSENVGKFISNINLHEKKMRVHELLKVVGMEDFADIKPQFLSGGQQQRVAIARALSVLPKLLLLDEPFSNLDFSRKIELRERLFNFVKQNNLSLIISTHEIQEVMPWLDRITVLQDGRLIQNDSPKETYLNPYNSYVAKLFGEVNVLTDAEKDSLKLGRHLWYPHQIKVAAQGEPAKVLESRFAGSSYWNRVMIDSIPLVIYTDHALSGTVNLHFIEQSERL; via the coding sequence ATGCTCCTGCAAGTAAAGAACCTCCACTTTTCATATACTCCAAATAAGAAATTATTCAACAATCTCAGCATCAGCATTGATGAAGGCCAAATCATTGCGCTGGCTGGCGAAAGTGGCTGTGGCAAATCCACACTCCTAAACCTTATTTATGGTCTGCTGGATTGGGAAGATGGGCAAATCCTTTTGAACGGAACCCGCCTGATGGGCCCAAAGGGAAACCTGGTGCCCGGCGAAAAAGACATGAAGTTCGTGGCACAAACCTACGACCTGATGCCCTACTCCACGGTATCAGAAAATGTGGGGAAGTTTATTTCGAACATAAACCTTCACGAAAAAAAAATGAGAGTACATGAGTTGCTGAAAGTGGTAGGCATGGAAGATTTTGCTGATATAAAACCACAGTTCCTGAGCGGCGGACAGCAGCAGCGCGTTGCTATTGCCCGGGCACTGTCGGTACTTCCAAAACTCCTTTTACTGGATGAACCCTTCAGCAACCTGGATTTTTCCCGGAAGATTGAATTACGGGAGCGACTTTTCAACTTCGTAAAACAAAATAATCTGTCGCTCATCATCTCTACCCATGAGATACAGGAAGTAATGCCGTGGCTGGACCGCATTACCGTGTTGCAGGACGGAAGGCTGATACAGAATGACAGTCCGAAGGAAACTTACTTGAATCCGTACAATTCTTATGTAGCAAAGCTCTTTGGCGAAGTGAATGTGCTGACAGATGCGGAGAAAGATTCGCTGAAGTTAGGCCGTCATCTTTGGTATCCTCATCAGATCAAGGTCGCTGCACAGGGCGAACCCGCAAAGGTGCTTGAAAGCCGGTTTGCGGGCAGCTCTTACTGGAACCGCGTCATGATTGACAGCATACCTCTTGTTATTTACACTGATCATGCGCTGAGTGGCACAGTTAATCTTCACTTTATTGAGCAGTCAGAGCGGTTATAA
- a CDS encoding DUF3108 domain-containing protein yields MKKLFSVFAALMYLYIFPQKLDNINSGEMLSYRIHYGLLTAGTATLSTQKTTFRGQPHMYVKGVGRTTGAVRAVFKVEDLYESYINYNTGLPSFYVRNVKEGGYSQHLQTVFNHANQTLVLTDKKTPANGSKTIKSVSGVQDMLSAFYHLRTLDASELRVGTVKNMNIWIDDEMFPFQIRVTGTEYVNTKYGRINCLKIIPLVKSGRVFKAKEGVTLWVSNDANHIPISIKAELAVGSLKADLDGYRNVKYPMKFIK; encoded by the coding sequence ATGAAAAAATTATTCAGCGTATTTGCTGCCTTGATGTATCTGTATATTTTCCCACAAAAACTTGACAATATTAACTCCGGCGAAATGCTGAGCTACCGTATTCATTACGGTTTGCTTACTGCAGGTACCGCTACCCTCTCCACCCAGAAAACAACTTTCCGGGGTCAGCCGCATATGTACGTGAAAGGTGTAGGCCGTACCACTGGTGCGGTAAGAGCAGTTTTCAAAGTGGAAGACCTTTATGAAAGCTATATCAACTATAATACAGGTTTGCCAAGTTTTTATGTAAGGAATGTGAAAGAGGGCGGTTACAGCCAGCATTTACAAACTGTTTTCAATCACGCTAACCAGACATTAGTGCTTACGGACAAAAAAACTCCTGCGAACGGTTCAAAAACCATTAAATCAGTGAGTGGTGTACAGGATATGCTGTCGGCTTTCTATCATCTGCGCACACTGGACGCCTCTGAATTGCGGGTGGGCACCGTAAAGAATATGAATATCTGGATTGATGATGAGATGTTTCCGTTTCAGATCCGTGTAACCGGCACAGAGTATGTGAACACAAAATATGGTCGGATTAACTGCCTTAAAATCATTCCGCTGGTAAAAAGCGGGCGGGTTTTCAAAGCAAAGGAAGGCGTAACACTTTGGGTGAGTAATGATGCTAACCATATTCCCATCTCTATTAAGGCAGAATTGGCCGTTGGATCGCTGAAGGCTGATCTGGACGGTTACCGTAACGTAAAATATCCGATGAAATTCATCAAATAA
- a CDS encoding NAD(P)/FAD-dependent oxidoreductase — protein MVTTDLLIIGAGPTGLFTVFEAGLLKIKCHIIDALPQAGGQLQELYPKKPIFDIPGYPTINAGELVDNLMEQIKQFQPGFTLAETAETLTKIDDDWFEVVTNKGTVHRARAVAIAGGLGTFSPRKPEHLENLAKFEENGVEYFVKEPEHFRNKKVVIAGGGDSALDWSIFLSNVASEVTLIHRRNEFRGALDSVEKVQALKDAGKLKLITPAEVTSLHGDTHLESITVDAGGEIREIETDFFIPLFGLTPKLGDLANWGLEIEKNAIKVNNALDYQTNIEGVYAIGDINTYPGKLKLILCGFHEATLMCQSVYNRMNPGKKFVLKYTTVSGVDGFDGSRKEAEKAVVKKID, from the coding sequence ATGGTTACAACAGATTTGCTGATTATCGGAGCCGGACCCACAGGACTGTTCACTGTGTTCGAAGCTGGATTGCTAAAGATAAAGTGCCACATAATTGATGCTTTACCCCAGGCTGGAGGTCAGCTTCAGGAGTTGTATCCAAAAAAACCTATATTCGATATCCCTGGTTATCCCACCATCAATGCTGGTGAGCTCGTAGATAACCTTATGGAACAGATCAAGCAGTTCCAGCCCGGTTTTACGCTTGCTGAAACAGCAGAAACACTAACGAAAATAGATGACGACTGGTTTGAAGTGGTGACCAACAAAGGCACAGTACACAGAGCAAGAGCCGTGGCTATAGCCGGTGGGTTGGGAACTTTTTCGCCGCGTAAGCCGGAACATCTTGAAAATCTTGCCAAATTTGAAGAAAACGGTGTGGAGTATTTTGTTAAAGAGCCTGAGCATTTCCGGAATAAGAAGGTGGTCATTGCCGGTGGTGGTGACTCTGCGCTGGACTGGAGTATCTTCCTGAGCAATGTGGCCAGTGAAGTGACGCTCATTCACAGACGTAACGAATTCCGCGGCGCTTTGGACTCTGTAGAGAAGGTACAGGCACTGAAAGATGCCGGCAAACTGAAACTGATCACTCCTGCGGAAGTTACCTCATTACATGGCGATACACATCTGGAATCCATTACAGTTGATGCCGGCGGAGAAATCCGTGAGATTGAGACCGATTTCTTTATTCCACTTTTCGGACTTACACCAAAGCTGGGCGACCTGGCCAACTGGGGACTGGAGATTGAGAAAAACGCCATTAAAGTAAATAACGCACTGGACTATCAGACCAATATTGAAGGGGTGTACGCCATAGGGGACATCAATACCTATCCGGGTAAACTTAAACTTATCCTTTGCGGTTTCCACGAAGCCACACTGATGTGCCAGAGTGTGTACAACCGTATGAATCCGGGTAAGAAATTCGTCCTGAAATACACAACGGTGAGTGGGGTAGACGGTTTTGACGGCAGCCGCAAGGAAGCGGAAAAGGCCGTAGTGAAAAAGATCGATTAA
- a CDS encoding endonuclease/exonuclease/phosphatase family protein produces the protein MSNGYFGSTIHELAVFYNTENFYSAEARTSQLPNIEFSGLRNWDQFRFQNKLQKIAQVFQLINEKHGVMPMLIGLAEVQGEGVLQHLVSQPVFEGRFNVIHYESMDERGVDVALIYDKSKVEVISSEPISYFFEIEGTDPEKYDTTRDVLHVKLKYGSATVNVFVFHLPSKREKDINRPRRDVILTDIRERIMQMNDLGESVLLMGDFNENPDEENIKNITFGSNNEKILSNPFEDLFLKGKFSTFHRQFGLLFDQMLISDDFFKQSASLLYENAEVFDHPKLKSWDRKFEGRPFRTFVGSRYLGGYSDHFPVLLKFRKN, from the coding sequence ATGAGTAACGGATACTTTGGCAGTACTATTCACGAACTGGCCGTTTTTTACAATACTGAGAATTTCTACAGTGCAGAGGCCAGGACTTCACAGCTTCCAAATATTGAGTTTTCCGGTTTGCGTAACTGGGACCAGTTCCGTTTTCAGAATAAACTGCAGAAAATTGCACAGGTATTTCAGCTGATCAATGAAAAGCATGGAGTTATGCCAATGCTTATAGGTCTGGCGGAGGTTCAGGGGGAAGGTGTACTTCAGCATTTGGTTTCGCAGCCTGTTTTTGAAGGTCGGTTTAACGTCATTCACTATGAATCCATGGATGAACGTGGTGTAGATGTAGCACTGATTTATGATAAATCTAAAGTAGAGGTCATTTCAAGTGAACCGATCAGCTATTTCTTTGAAATTGAAGGCACCGATCCGGAAAAATATGATACTACCAGAGATGTCCTTCACGTAAAACTAAAGTATGGGAGTGCCACGGTGAATGTATTTGTGTTCCATTTGCCTTCCAAAAGGGAAAAGGACATAAACAGACCCCGGCGTGATGTCATCCTCACTGATATCAGGGAAAGGATTATGCAAATGAATGACCTGGGTGAATCTGTTTTACTCATGGGTGACTTCAATGAAAATCCGGATGAGGAGAATATTAAGAATATTACCTTTGGCAGCAATAATGAAAAGATACTTTCCAATCCGTTTGAAGATCTTTTTCTGAAGGGTAAATTTTCCACATTTCACCGTCAATTTGGCTTGCTTTTTGACCAAATGCTTATTTCTGATGATTTTTTTAAACAAAGTGCATCATTGCTGTACGAAAACGCAGAGGTATTTGATCATCCGAAATTAAAAAGCTGGGACAGGAAATTTGAAGGAAGGCCCTTCCGCACTTTTGTAGGTTCAAGGTACCTCGGCGGTTACAGTGATCATTTTCCGGTGCTGCTTAAATTCCGCAAAAATTAA
- a CDS encoding 2Fe-2S iron-sulfur cluster-binding family protein, with product MSDINIKITDREGITHDIAAPTDMSMNLMEVIRAYELAEEGTIGVCGGMAMCASCQVYVLNNADKLPEMGDEEDAMLGEAFHVQDNSRLGCQIHISEEIEGLEVEIAPYP from the coding sequence ATGTCTGATATCAACATAAAAATTACCGACCGCGAAGGCATTACGCACGATATTGCTGCGCCCACGGATATGTCCATGAATCTGATGGAGGTTATCCGCGCATACGAACTTGCCGAAGAAGGCACTATCGGTGTTTGCGGTGGGATGGCCATGTGTGCCTCCTGTCAGGTATATGTACTGAATAACGCGGATAAGCTGCCGGAAATGGGTGATGAAGAAGATGCCATGCTGGGCGAAGCTTTCCATGTGCAGGACAACTCGCGATTGGGTTGCCAGATCCATATCAGCGAGGAAATAGAAGGTTTGGAAGTAGAAATAGCACCTTATCCTTAA
- the pyrF gene encoding orotidine-5'-phosphate decarboxylase, producing MESKKEFFLECYKLGIIKFGRFTLKSGIESPFYVDLRPLASDPKILKHLANYLLDMLPLDNFDLICGVPYAALPMATAMSLESYIPLIIKRKEAKDYGTKKMIEGIFTQGQNCLLVEDVITSGKSLLETIPEIENEGISVSDIVVVLDRQQGGKELLESKGYRVHTLFTISEVCGMLKEEGHLSNDEVLRISDFLQGNEVKFEDKKRLSYAQKLDVAEHSVARRLLETAIAKQTNLIASADVMTTAELLDLADKVGPHIVALKTHIDIITDFDPDSTILPLKDLAAKHNFMLMEDRKFADIGNTQELQFSYGIYKISNWADFVTSQVIGGYDSLNCFRNVGVVAILGMSSKGTLTDAAYQAEALKVAQSHPNVIGGVSQKQIPEELLLFTPGVSIAETGDGKGQQYNTPEKVFADLQTDFIIVGRGIYKADHPEAAALNYKIAGWNAYTASL from the coding sequence ATGGAAAGTAAGAAAGAATTTTTTCTGGAATGTTATAAGCTCGGCATCATTAAATTTGGAAGGTTCACCCTTAAAAGTGGCATCGAAAGTCCTTTTTACGTGGATTTAAGACCATTGGCTTCCGACCCGAAGATCTTAAAACACCTGGCGAACTATCTTCTGGATATGCTTCCGCTTGATAATTTCGACCTTATTTGCGGCGTTCCTTATGCCGCGCTTCCAATGGCTACGGCTATGTCCCTGGAAAGTTATATTCCACTGATCATCAAACGTAAGGAAGCCAAGGATTACGGCACCAAGAAGATGATTGAGGGCATCTTTACCCAAGGTCAGAACTGCCTTTTGGTTGAAGATGTAATTACCAGCGGAAAATCTTTGCTTGAGACCATCCCCGAAATTGAGAACGAGGGTATTTCGGTGTCAGACATTGTTGTGGTTCTGGACAGGCAGCAGGGCGGTAAGGAACTTCTGGAATCTAAAGGATACCGCGTTCACACACTGTTTACCATTTCCGAAGTCTGTGGGATGCTGAAGGAAGAAGGCCACCTGAGCAACGACGAAGTCCTGAGAATAAGTGACTTCCTGCAAGGTAATGAAGTGAAATTTGAAGACAAAAAAAGACTGTCATACGCTCAGAAACTGGATGTTGCCGAGCATTCCGTGGCCAGAAGACTCCTCGAAACCGCCATTGCAAAGCAGACTAACCTTATCGCGTCCGCTGATGTAATGACCACCGCAGAGCTTTTAGATCTGGCTGATAAAGTAGGGCCGCATATTGTAGCACTTAAAACCCATATCGATATCATCACCGATTTCGACCCTGATTCCACCATACTTCCGCTGAAGGATCTTGCTGCCAAACACAATTTCATGCTGATGGAAGACCGTAAGTTTGCGGATATCGGAAATACTCAGGAACTGCAGTTCTCTTATGGGATTTACAAGATTTCCAACTGGGCCGATTTTGTGACTTCACAGGTGATCGGTGGTTACGACTCACTGAACTGCTTCCGAAACGTTGGAGTAGTGGCCATCCTTGGAATGTCATCAAAAGGTACACTTACCGACGCGGCTTATCAGGCAGAGGCCCTGAAAGTAGCACAGTCGCATCCAAACGTGATTGGTGGTGTTTCCCAAAAACAGATACCGGAAGAACTTCTTCTCTTTACACCCGGCGTAAGTATTGCTGAGACAGGTGATGGAAAAGGTCAGCAGTATAACACACCGGAGAAGGTGTTTGCCGACCTGCAAACGGATTTTATTATCGTTGGACGCGGTATTTACAAAGCCGATCATCCCGAAGCTGCGGCACTGAACTATAAAATTGCCGGCTGGAATGCTTATACCGCAAGTTTGTAA